One Arachis hypogaea cultivar Tifrunner chromosome 18, arahy.Tifrunner.gnm2.J5K5, whole genome shotgun sequence genomic window, TCACAAAATAATTCATCTTTTTTGTCTTGTTCTTTCGAGTGCAACGGACGTCGTTGAGAGCTGAAACGCACCTTCACGCGCCTCTCAAAGTTTGTTGTCATCGacacttcttttttttctcttttttttttctcttctcttcttctttgtcccttttctccttcttcttccgtCAAGAACCACCCCCTACctgtatatttttttctctttttatctaTCTATCCGTTCACCCTACTGTCAGGCACCCTGTGTCATTGCGGCGTCGTTGACGTCCCCTggcctttcttcttctcttctttttctttctactcCTCTCTGGTTATCTCACTCCTATCTCACTCTCAAATACAGAACCAGAGTAGTAGTCTTGTTCCTCCTTTCCATCATGACCAGAATTGTCAACCCGCAACACACgtgtcttctttcttcttctgcgtCACCGCGCTGCACACATCGTCTCCTCTGCATTACCGCATGCCTTTCACATCTTCCCCTAACTAGAGCAGAGCCCTGTTCCTCCTTCTCGTCATGACCAGAATCGCGGCCCACGCCACACTTCTCTCTTCATTTGTCTTCCTCTGCGTTCTCGGGCCATAGGCTTCTTCCTCTGCGTTATCACGCTGCACACCTCTTCTTCAACCATCTCATCGAAATTTATCTAAATTGGAGATTATTGACATCTTCCATCTACCAGTTTGCGggcatattaaaatattattagaattGTTAGTAGTTGGGAGTTAAGTTAATAATAGCTAATAATTAATAGATGGATATTTATGTGATTAGTGAGTAATATCCCTATAAATAAAGTGACTCTTATATCATGTAACAACAACTTCACatataatattatctttttattctGCTCTTCTCTCAGAaatttaacaatatataaaagtaatTGAGTTGGttataaaataatctaaaaatacgaataatatatattaaataatgaacttttttcaattaattaatattagtcaaatttttttaaaattatttttttatataaaatttatattctaAATCATAAAAATGTTAacattcaattctaaattataaacttaaatattaaaattatctaatatTGACTAAGTAAAATTTAGTTCTCCATATTTTTTCTTCTCATATAATACATCttgtaatttttgttttaaatatataGATTTCTACCCTGCTAAGTCAACTAGGGGCTTGCCAACTCCCATTGAATGAATCATActtttatatctatatatgtatgaCACAAACAATGTTTCTTGTACCATTGATCTTTAAGACCTTATATTAATTTCCTTTACCGTATCTAAGTCAAAGCCAACAACAATGTCTCTTGCACCATCTTCTGAGTTGAAGCGACCTTGTGCAAATTTTGCTCCTAACATTTGGCAGGATATTTTCATTCAATATGCTGATTCACAATCATTGGTACGTTATTTATCACTTCGTCGTCTATATATTTGAGGCAGAAGAACAAGAAattcttttttcttaaaaaaaagattaaatgcTACATAAAAATTTCATAATATTAACACCCAAACATAAGGGACAATTAAGGTTATATAGTATAGAGACTATTTTTTTTGCTcttttaagtttttatattaagataaattttgattattttttgttacattttttttatcaaatattttcgtTAACCTAATTACAAAAGTTTAATGTTCCACAAAAATTTCATTCCTCGAATTATTTGCAGGAAGTCAATGAAACTATGAAACAAGAGGTCCAAATACACAAAGAAAAAGTAAAGCTGTATTTGTCTTCGAATGACAATAACATTTTACAGAAATTAAgtttaattgactcaattcaacgTTTGAGTATATCTTATCATTTTGAACGTGAAGTTGATAAAGCTTTGGAAGAAATCTACAATAATTTTACCAACAATAGTCTTCTTATAGAAGATTATGACCTTCACTTTATTGCCTTACTCTTTCGTTTGTTCAGacaaaatggatatcatatttcATCAGGTATGTAAAATTctgttataaataatataattacattaccaagaaattaaaattcatgCCAATTAGTTATATATGCATTCATATTAGTTAGTATATATGTGAATTATACAGATGTTTTCATCAAATTCAAGAATATCAAGGGAGACTTCAATGAAATAAATGTTGTTCAAAATGTTGAAGAAATATGGAGCTTGTATGAAGCTGCACAATTAAGGATTCATGGAGAAGATATATTAGAGGAAGCACATAAATTCACATACAATAAACTTAAGTCCTTCATCAATCAATTGAGTCCATGTCTTGGAGACCAAATCAATCGAAGCTTAAGGCTGCCTCTTCACAAGACAGTTTCAAGGATACGAGCAAGATCATATATGTCATTTTACAAAGAAAATCCTTCCCATAACAAAGTTCTTCTATCTCTTGCAAAATTAGATTTCAATATGCTACAAAGCCTACATAAAAAAGAAATTGGTAATATCACTAGGTGAGTCGTATTATCACTCGCAAAATTGGTAATAATATCTATATTCTGTTatagttgatatatatatataactcaagTCAAAGTGAATAAGTATTTTTAATACTCGATATATTTGGATAGAGCTTCGTTAAAACCTCTCAATAGAAAAttgaaagcaaaaaaaaaaaaaaaaaaaaaaagaatcaaaacAACTACACTAGACAACCAATAGAAAAATAGTCAACATCAGCCaataatccaaaaaaaattaatacccatttataattttttttgaagtgACTGTTTTATCATCTTTTTTCCTTCTTCCTTCCAACATCTCAAATTTCATATACCACTACAGGCCATCTACCACCACCACTCGCCATCGTCGTCGCGGCGACCTTTGGCAATCTAccatcatttttttaaaattctaaattccaaattttaaatcataaatgataaatctcaaatcttaaattctaatctctaaatcctaaattctagatATTAGATCTTAAACTATAAATACTAAaactaaatcttaaattctaaacacTAAATtctagattttttatttaaattttgaatgtttttattatttctaattttagatgtttttttttcCTGTAAATTTTTTGTTACTTTGTTGGCTAAAAATGGTCGGCTACCAATACTTTTCCTTATTGGTGTATTGACTTGTATTGGTATTATTATTTCATTCAGGTGGTGCAAAAAATTAGGCTTTGCAACAAAGGTTAGTTATGCTAGAGATAGGGTGGTTGAGACATTCTTTTGGCCACTAACCATGTCTTCTGAGCCAAAATATAGTACTTGGAGATTGATATTAGGCAAACTGCTTGCATGTATATGTCTTCTTGATGATACTTATGATGCCTTCGGCACATTTGAAGAGCTTCAGCTCTTGACTGAGGCAATCAAAAGGTTGATTTGATCTCTAATCTTTAACCaccaattttatattatttatctcaatttgaaaatgaaaatattgtTCATGTATATATGGATCATAATTCTCTACAATAAGAAGATTTGTAAACTGaaaaaaataagtatttaatCATTATTGAACTAAGACACTGAAGTtcatatatgataaaaattattaattcaatattaattaatcttttttttaatttattattttactaattttgtcATTTTAGAGATCTaagttttatatataaatatatatgttgagTTTAAGTTTAGCCAATCTCATTATTAATTATTTCACACATACAtaaagtttattatttatttatttcctttttcatcaGATGGGATATTAATTGCATTGCTCCTCTACCAGAGTGCTTCAAAGTGGTTTTTAATGCATTTGTAGAAGAATTATTTGTTGATATACTGTCACTGACTGCAGAGAGTGGAAGATCAAGCTTGGTGTTGGAACATGTTAAACAAGCTGTAGGCTCTACttaattaattcattaatttaaataattacattttaatttgtAACTTCCACTTATTTAGTaatcaatatttattattattattattattattattattattattattattattattcatgcaGATATTAAAATTGGCACAAGCCTACTTAATTGAAGCAAAATGGTGCCACGAGGACCATATTCCAACATATGAAGAGTACAAGGTTATCGGAGTTCAAACGAGTGTATACCCTCTTATGCTAGCAACCTTTATCGTTATGGAAGACTTTGCTACTAAAGAGATGCTTGATTGGAATTTCATCGGTTTTCCTAAAATCATAAATGCTGTTTCACTAATGGTCAGACTCGCAAATGACTTGGCGTC contains:
- the LOC112769113 gene encoding probable sesquiterpene synthase, coding for MSLAPSSELKRPCANFAPNIWQDIFIQYADSQSLEVNETMKQEVQIHKEKVKLYLSSNDNNILQKLSLIDSIQRLSISYHFEREVDKALEEIYNNFTNNSLLIEDYDLHFIALLFRLFRQNGYHISSDVFIKFKNIKGDFNEINVVQNVEEIWSLYEAAQLRIHGEDILEEAHKFTYNKLKSFINQLSPCLGDQINRSLRLPLHKTVSRIRARSYMSFYKENPSHNKVLLSLAKLDFNMLQSLHKKEIGNITRWCKKLGFATKVSYARDRVVETFFWPLTMSSEPKYSTWRLILGKLLACICLLDDTYDAFGTFEELQLLTEAIKRWDINCIAPLPECFKVVFNAFVEELFVDILSLTAESGRSSLVLEHVKQAILKLAQAYLIEAKWCHEDHIPTYEEYKVIGVQTSVYPLMLATFIVMEDFATKEMLDWNFIGFPKIINAVSLMVRLANDLASHKFEQERKHVASAVECCMKQYGISQEEAYNRINKEISDCWKDINEECLNSHDIIPKPLINCILNLARSTEVIYENFEDKYTNNELLKDHIAALLLDPIII